In the genome of Terriglobales bacterium, one region contains:
- the hutI gene encoding imidazolonepropionase, which translates to MAKASPLLLTNIRQLLTVRSPNPKSTGPRRGAELNDVGLIEDAAVLCAEGKIAAAGKRREVGRHPLLKSKGKGRVREYDCGGGVVLPGFVDAHTHPAFVAPRLVDFEQRVAGASYEQIAEKGGGIRSSVESVRKATVKELAERVLAALEHMGAQGTTTVEAKSGYGLSTQAELKSLEAIAQAAQRWPGTVVPTLLGAHVVPKEFLGKPQQYVREVTKKMIPQAARRKLAAFVDVFVDHGAFSLADAEQIFEAATGHGLGVRVHICQFTANSVWPLLRFHPASLDHMDNVIEEDLPQLERHGTIVTLVPASNYFLGLGTYPPARRMIDAGVAVALATDYNPGTAPTRSMPFVLSLACTQMKMTPAEAIASATINGAHALRLAHRTGSIEPGKDADFALFDVADYREIPYWIAENRCRATVFGGQLCV; encoded by the coding sequence ATGGCCAAGGCCTCCCCGCTCCTCCTCACCAACATCCGCCAACTGCTCACCGTACGCTCGCCGAATCCCAAATCCACAGGGCCGCGCCGCGGGGCGGAACTGAACGACGTCGGGTTGATCGAAGACGCGGCTGTGCTGTGCGCCGAGGGGAAGATTGCCGCGGCTGGCAAGCGGCGCGAGGTGGGGCGGCATCCATTGCTGAAGTCGAAAGGGAAGGGAAGAGTCCGCGAATATGACTGCGGCGGCGGCGTAGTGCTACCCGGCTTCGTGGATGCGCACACGCATCCGGCGTTCGTGGCGCCGCGGCTGGTGGATTTCGAGCAGCGCGTAGCGGGCGCGAGCTATGAGCAGATCGCGGAGAAGGGTGGCGGAATCCGGTCCAGTGTCGAATCGGTGCGCAAGGCGACGGTGAAAGAGCTTGCGGAACGAGTGCTCGCCGCGCTCGAACACATGGGCGCGCAGGGCACTACCACGGTGGAAGCGAAGTCAGGCTACGGGCTGAGCACCCAGGCGGAACTGAAGTCGCTGGAGGCCATCGCACAGGCGGCGCAGCGCTGGCCGGGCACGGTGGTGCCGACGCTTCTGGGCGCGCACGTCGTCCCGAAAGAATTCCTCGGCAAGCCGCAACAGTATGTGCGCGAGGTCACAAAGAAGATGATCCCGCAGGCGGCGAGGCGCAAACTGGCGGCGTTCGTGGATGTTTTCGTCGACCACGGTGCATTCTCGCTCGCCGATGCCGAGCAAATCTTCGAAGCAGCCACTGGGCACGGACTGGGTGTGCGGGTACACATCTGCCAGTTCACCGCCAACTCGGTGTGGCCGCTGCTGCGGTTCCATCCCGCGTCGCTCGATCACATGGACAACGTCATCGAGGAGGACCTGCCGCAACTGGAGCGACACGGCACCATCGTCACGCTGGTGCCGGCGTCGAACTATTTCCTGGGTCTGGGGACGTATCCGCCGGCGCGGCGGATGATCGACGCGGGCGTGGCGGTGGCCCTGGCCACCGACTACAACCCCGGCACCGCACCCACGCGCAGCATGCCCTTCGTGCTTTCGCTGGCCTGCACGCAGATGAAGATGACGCCAGCGGAGGCGATTGCGTCGGCGACGATCAACGGTGCGCATGCGCTGCGGCTGGCGCACCGCACAGGCTCGATTGAACCCGGCAAGGACGCCGATTTCGCCCTGTTCGACGTCGCTGACTATCGCGAGATTCCGTACTGGATCGCGGAGAATCGTTGCCGGGCGACCGTGTTCGGCGGCCAGCTCTGCGTTTGA
- the hutU gene encoding urocanate hydratase: protein MPVETETSKSVYAPVKAPRGTAISCKGWAQEAAMRMLMNNLDEEVGERPRDLVVYGGTGKAARNWECYHAIVAALRALENDETLLVQSGKPVGVFKTHDYAPRVLIANSNLVGHWSNWEKFNELERAGLMMYGQMTAGSWIYIGSQGIVQGTFETFAAAGEKHFGTLEGKLVVSGGMGGMGGAQPLAATMAGAAFLGVEVDPERIKKRLKTGYCDFMVNSLDEALRILKNAVRKKEAVSVGLVGNCADVIPELAERGVVPDLLTDQTSAHDPLNGYIPQGLTVEQAAELRRRDPKGYLERSLDSIARHVEGMLKLMRMGAVTFDYGNNIRTFAFQRGVKDAYAFPGFVPAYIRPLFCEGRGPFRWVALSGDPADIAVTDDLVLSMFPANPILDRWIKLARKRIKFQGLPARICWLGYGERAQFGLAINDLVRKGRLKAPVVMGRDHLDTGSVASPYRETEAMKDGSDAVADWPLLNALLNTASGASWVSIHNGGGVGIGYSLHAGQVTVADGSEAMARRIERVLTNDPGIGIARHADAGYEEAIGFAEKRGVNIPMRRKE from the coding sequence ATGCCGGTGGAGACGGAGACCAGCAAGTCTGTCTACGCGCCCGTCAAGGCCCCGCGGGGCACGGCCATTTCCTGCAAAGGATGGGCGCAGGAAGCGGCCATGCGCATGCTCATGAACAACCTCGACGAAGAGGTCGGCGAGCGTCCGCGCGACCTGGTGGTATACGGCGGTACGGGGAAAGCGGCGCGCAACTGGGAGTGCTACCACGCCATCGTCGCCGCGCTAAGGGCGCTGGAGAACGACGAGACGCTGCTGGTGCAATCGGGCAAGCCGGTGGGCGTCTTCAAAACCCACGACTACGCGCCTCGCGTATTGATCGCGAATTCCAACCTGGTCGGCCACTGGTCGAACTGGGAGAAGTTCAACGAACTCGAGCGCGCGGGCCTGATGATGTACGGGCAGATGACGGCAGGCTCGTGGATCTATATCGGATCACAGGGCATCGTGCAGGGGACGTTCGAGACGTTCGCCGCCGCGGGCGAAAAGCATTTCGGTACGCTGGAAGGGAAGCTGGTGGTCTCGGGCGGCATGGGTGGGATGGGCGGCGCGCAGCCGCTGGCCGCCACCATGGCGGGCGCGGCGTTCCTGGGTGTGGAGGTGGATCCGGAGCGCATCAAGAAGCGCCTGAAGACCGGCTACTGCGACTTCATGGTCAACTCGCTGGACGAGGCGCTGCGCATCCTGAAGAACGCAGTGCGCAAGAAAGAGGCCGTCTCCGTGGGGCTGGTGGGGAACTGCGCCGACGTGATCCCGGAACTGGCGGAGCGCGGCGTGGTGCCCGACCTGCTCACCGACCAGACCTCGGCCCACGACCCGCTGAACGGATACATCCCGCAGGGGCTGACAGTTGAGCAGGCAGCGGAATTGCGCCGGCGCGATCCCAAGGGCTACCTCGAACGGTCGCTCGATTCGATTGCGCGGCACGTCGAGGGCATGCTGAAGCTGATGCGCATGGGCGCGGTGACCTTCGACTACGGCAACAACATCCGAACCTTCGCGTTCCAGCGTGGCGTGAAAGACGCCTATGCCTTCCCCGGATTCGTGCCGGCATACATCCGGCCGCTGTTCTGCGAGGGGCGCGGGCCGTTCCGCTGGGTGGCGCTGTCGGGCGATCCCGCCGACATCGCCGTGACTGATGACCTAGTCCTGTCGATGTTCCCGGCGAACCCCATTCTCGACCGCTGGATCAAGCTGGCGCGCAAGCGCATCAAGTTCCAGGGACTGCCGGCGCGCATCTGCTGGCTGGGGTATGGCGAGCGCGCGCAGTTCGGCCTGGCCATCAACGACCTGGTCAGGAAGGGCAGGCTCAAGGCGCCGGTGGTCATGGGGCGCGACCATCTCGATACCGGCTCGGTGGCGTCTCCGTACCGCGAGACTGAAGCCATGAAAGATGGCTCAGACGCCGTGGCCGACTGGCCTCTGCTTAACGCGCTGCTGAACACGGCGAGCGGCGCGAGCTGGGTCTCCATTCACAACGGAGGCGGCGTGGGCATCGGGTACTCGCTGCACGCCGGGCAGGTCACCGTGGCCGATGGCAGCGAGGCCATGGCGCGGAGGATCGAGCGTGTTCTGACCAACGACCCCGGCATCGGTATCGCGCGGCACGCCGACGCAGGGTACGAAGAGGCGATCGGGTTCGCGGAAAAGAGGGGCGTGAACATACCGATGCGGCGAAAAGAGTAA